The DNA segment CcactaataaaaatgattatctTTCTTCCATGTTTGTATTGACGGCTACATTTCATGGCAATTTCTCATAAGGTACAAGATTTAAAACGGAACTCATTTACTTGTGTAGACGAACTTAACTGCAGTGTGACCaatatacaccaaccagccataacaatatgaccacctgcctgatattgtgtttgtccccctttGTTATCCACTGTgcattctgatacctttctatcagaaccagcattaacttcttcagcagtttaaGCAACAGTAGATCGTCTGTTGGATAAGATCACATGGACCAccctttgctccccacatgcatcattaagccttggccgcccatgaccctgtctctgattcaccaccgttccttccttggaccacttttgatagatactgaccactgcagaccgggaacaccccacaagagctgcagttttggagatgccctgatccagtcatctagccatcacaatttggcccttttggtcaaactcgctcaaatccttacgcttgcccatttttcctgcttctaacacatcaactttgaggacaaaatgttcacttgctgtctaatatatcccacccactaacaggtgccatgatgaggagatgatcagcgttattcacttcacctgtcactgctcataatgttatggctgatcggtgtatatgtgaACTCACTGAATCTATCTGATGGAGCCGTATGCTAATAAGggtttgttcttcttttttttcctaaagcTGTAATAACTGGTATGATTATTCAGGCATCTTTGAAGAGGTAAATAAAACTGGCTGGGTTTATATTCTCCAGGCCAGGAAGATTTCGTCCCTATTGCACCTTGTTAGACTCTTCTGCCATCTTGTGGTGTTGAGACACATACGTGTCTTAGCCAAAGGCACATCACTTACAGCAGGTTAAGTGGTGGCAGCAAAACAGCAGTACTAACCTCACCAGCAGGGTTTTAGCCTGAAGCCACTCTAAGTCCCTGAGATAGTGAACTAGCATGGGCATGTGTTTCGGAACCTACAAGTTGCACTGGATAAGGGTTTCTGCCAAATGCCTTGAAGGTAAACATGCCATATACTTTAAGTGTGTAATCGTAGGTCAAGTATTAGGTCTAGTGTTGGTTAAGTGGCAGGTTTAGTGGTAGGTAATGTAGTGGCTGTGCTGATTCATGTTACAAGCTATATTTTGTTAacaaataaagcaaacaaaagaaaaaattagAAATGTGTCAAGCCACAGAGAATGGTGACctgcaaaatacaaaaaagaggCACTtgatagttgttgttgttgttttgttttttaaggatATTGAAGGATCGTTAACATCAAGAGAAACAAAAGactatatttgtaatatatttttcaataatttctaatatattttttaattattgagcTTTAGGAAATATTTGAGAATGGTTCAATTGGACATGCTATTTTATGTACCAAATTtcacatttaatattatttacttttGCTCATCCTTCTTGTGATATTTCTCTGTAAACTCATCACTTTATGTAACTGAGAGGACGGATTCTCTTATTTGTCTTGGATTATTTAAACATACACTTACCAACAACTTTAATATGAACACCCTGTTCGGATACCTGATATaccatatatttttatttttctgtgcaGTTTCAGCTTCCATATCACAGCCTTGGAAAAGGTCTGTCATGTTCCTGtctcttttatttcttcatAGGGGACTCAAGCTGGTCAGGAaatcagcaaaaaataaataaataaatgaataaatatgataaaaattTCTGCTATGTTGCTAGGATGAAACAGACGATAAATCGAAGTTGAATCAAAAACTGATATTTGACTGCTCATTAGCTGTACAAGTGTTTAAATGTGCATTTCTTGTGTATTAACCGTGATTTTTATAGTTCTAAAAGATAATCAAATTTCTAGTTTTGTTGGTTTAATAACGCATAATGACAAAACTTTTCAAAGGATTTCTTTCACCGTCATACTAGCATGCAGGATTGATGTAAATTAGATTAAAGATTGCAGGTCATGGGATTAAAATGAGAGCACAGTACGATTTCTGTTGTATTAGGTCACTATCTTTTACTTTCATGTGTACATTTGATTGTAAATGTTAACCTGTTCATGCATTTATCGTTCTGCGGCACTTATTCTAGACATAACCTGGAGTCTATCAAAGGAGACTTAGGGAACAAGGAAGAGGACGCCCCAACAAatccaacactcacacacacactcacacccgttcacacaagaaaagaaaattctTAGCCAAACAATTCTTAAgtcattttgtgtgttgtattttgCAAGCAGTTCTTACAACAAGGTCTGAATCTGATCATTCTTAGAGTAAATGATTCATTCTGCATACACTTTAGCAGAGGTTCAGTAATCCAGGATAAACTCTTTCTGGGTCATACAGAAATCTGGCTTCAGGCTCTCGATGGTACAGTCCGAGGTGTCCATGGTGCACAGGCTGCACTCGCAGCTTAAAGCGACAGGATACGTGACATGGGGATCGACCCCTGGGTGACAATCCGGCAGGCGAACCGTTTCATAGCGGACATCTCTGTAGGTGCAGACATGCTGATAGATGGAAGAGAATGGGCTCTTGTACACGGGTTCCTGTAGAAAACATTTGGAAATTTTTTTTCGTTCTCAAATGATATCTGCtatcaaatgctgtaaatatttacaatttTGCATAAAAAACTATCTAACTATAAATTGATATACAtttagacacccttatccagagcaacttacaatttatcttaaGGGTTTTGATCAGgggcccagcttggtggacctgggattcaaactcacaaccttccaatcggtagttcaacaccttaagcactaagctaccacatccccacagtACTATCCATGCAacttgtgtaataaaatgtgattgaaaaaaagaagacGCTATATTCACCTTGGTGAAGCAGTGTCCACTGCAGATGGAGGTTTGAAACACAAGGCATTTGGGGCAGCCATCTTTCTCTACAGAAACCGTCTCATTAACAGGTTCACAGTGGGTCAGAAGGTAGCTTTGAGCAGGAGAGAAGACGTTGATCAAGAAATAtaggagaagaaaagagaaagctgGCACTGGCATCCTGTAATAAAACatcaaaaaacaataaaatgcaaTTAACCACCAAGTTAATCAGCAAGTGCAAATGATCACGAGTTCAGACTACACTTCAGCAACTTTATGTACTTTTCTGTATAATATTTATACATTGAATTAAatcacactctatcacactacTATTCTTACTTAAGAGTTTGCAGTGATCGCTCAGCAGGCTGCCGTCTGTCCCTGTAAGAGTTTAACACGTTTATATAGTGCGCAGAATCGAACCCTGGCCTTATCACACTAATCTCAAATAAATTACAGCTAAGTGCTCTGACACAATCGCGGCTACTTTTTCAAGGGTACACCATGACATTAGAATCCTGCAGTTCATCTTGCCCGTTGCTCCAGCCAAAAGGATTAATGAGCTTCCTATTTGGATAGTTTTCTTTCCTTTGGGGCTGAGTTCAGTTAATGGTAAGGTCCATGAACACAAGTACTGAGATCGTCATGCTGCATTTTCAGAAATGAAGATACTTTTTCTTGTTGCTGGAGTGATACCATCAAGGATACTCCATCAAGGATACTGACCAGCTTGAGTTCTCAAAGGAAAGATTTGTATCTTTCACCTGGAAACACAAATATATTATGCATAATTGGACCTTAAAGATCACTATATGGTCAAATGTTTGTGGAAATCTGGCCATATATTACAATCATATGTGCTAACATCCCATTTCAGATTTCCTTTTATAATACCCACTACCCCAGGAGATCTGGGGTGCAGTCTTTGTTCCAGTATTACCTGAAGGTTTTCAGAGGGACAGAGGTCAGGGTCCATAGGACaatcaagttcttccactccagagctggcaaaccatgtcttcatggagcttgcttggTGCACAAGGGCACAAAAtagtaatgctacagcatatatggacaaaattgttggtgcccttccattaaaaaaagaaaaacccacaatggtcactgGAATAACTTCAAATttactgaaaattgactaatgaaaatcagacattttgaattgtggtttaacagaagcaattaaaaaaacaaacaaatgaactggcctggacaaaaatCAT comes from the Hemibagrus wyckioides isolate EC202008001 linkage group LG03, SWU_Hwy_1.0, whole genome shotgun sequence genome and includes:
- the lhb gene encoding lutropin subunit beta, whose translation is MPVPAFSFLLLYFLINVFSPAQSYLLTHCEPVNETVSVEKDGCPKCLVFQTSICSGHCFTKEPVYKSPFSSIYQHVCTYRDVRYETVRLPDCHPGVDPHVTYPVALSCECSLCTMDTSDCTIESLKPDFCMTQKEFILDY